One genomic window of Candidatus Nealsonbacteria bacterium includes the following:
- a CDS encoding class I SAM-dependent methyltransferase, which yields IGPGSLPKFPIQGTYFLDTSAAAIEKLEQQGGKGVVLSAEQPFPFADGFFDLVGAFEVFEHLENPEKALQQVARVLKTDGRFIFSIPIHQKYWTSWDKLAGHVQRFEPKKLMLLLSQQGFEVECCYTLRLMSKYIPISFLQYISKIGCAIISRFPQILCYCRDIGLYPYLWILKIIGRPQYHTSLNDVPSNGSSLLTICRKV from the coding sequence AATCGGCCCTGGCTCATTGCCGAAATTCCCAATCCAGGGCACTTATTTTTTAGATACAAGCGCAGCGGCAATAGAGAAGTTAGAACAACAAGGAGGCAAAGGAGTAGTTTTAAGCGCCGAACAACCTTTTCCTTTTGCTGACGGATTCTTTGATTTAGTCGGGGCTTTTGAAGTTTTTGAACATCTTGAGAATCCAGAAAAAGCTCTACAGCAAGTAGCCCGTGTGCTAAAAACCGACGGACGATTCATTTTCTCTATTCCGATCCACCAAAAATATTGGACTTCTTGGGATAAATTAGCAGGCCACGTCCAAAGATTTGAACCAAAGAAATTAATGCTCTTGCTTAGTCAACAAGGATTTGAGGTAGAATGCTGTTATACTCTTCGTCTCATGTCTAAATATATTCCTATTTCTTTTCTTCAATATATTTCCAAAATAGGTTGCGCTATTATTTCTCGTTTCCCGCAAATACTATGTTATTGTCGGGATATTGGTCTTTATCCGTATCTTTGGATATTAAAAATAATCGGGCGGCCCCAATATCACACCTCTCTTAATGATGTGCCTTCAAATGGTTCATCGCTTTTGACCATATGCAGAAAAGTATAA
- a CDS encoding nucleoside monophosphate kinase — translation MRFPIFKTKIKGLNQKFNLTDPKEREEYFKLKAGPEIKKLKEYLKENTFVAYFLGKKNSGKGSYSKMFGEVVGQESVTHFSIGDMIREVDEELKDKKRKKELSSFLEKNYRGFLSFKEIIFLLENRSTKALLPTELILTLVKREIQEKKKRTLFIDGFPRDMDQISYSLFFRDLIGYREDPDIFILIDTPKTVIEERIKWRRVCPLCQMSRNLKLFPTSKIGYEEEKKDFYLICDNSICQEQRMVSKEGDELGIEPIKERLEGDEKLVEQSFSLYGIPKVLLRNSVPVQEADGLVDDYEITPKYIYQWDEKEKIIKIKQEPWVVLDDKGIPSYSLLAPPVVVSMIKQITEILNL, via the coding sequence ATGCGATTCCCAATATTCAAAACTAAAATTAAGGGCTTAAACCAAAAATTTAATTTAACTGACCCAAAAGAGAGGGAGGAATACTTTAAATTAAAAGCCGGCCCGGAAATTAAAAAATTAAAGGAATATTTAAAAGAAAACACTTTTGTCGCTTATTTTTTGGGAAAGAAAAATTCCGGCAAAGGAAGTTATTCCAAAATGTTTGGTGAGGTTGTTGGTCAAGAATCAGTAACCCATTTTTCAATCGGCGATATGATCAGAGAGGTTGATGAAGAACTCAAAGATAAAAAAAGAAAAAAGGAGCTAAGCTCCTTTTTGGAGAAAAATTATCGGGGATTTTTATCTTTTAAAGAAATAATTTTTTTATTGGAAAATAGAAGCACTAAAGCCCTTTTGCCGACAGAATTAATTTTGACTTTAGTCAAAAGAGAAATTCAAGAAAAGAAAAAGAGAACCCTTTTTATTGACGGTTTTCCAAGGGATATGGACCAGATATCATATTCTTTGTTTTTCCGCGATTTGATCGGTTATCGGGAGGACCCCGATATTTTCATTTTAATTGATACTCCCAAAACCGTTATTGAAGAGAGAATAAAATGGCGCAGGGTTTGTCCTCTTTGCCAAATGTCCAGAAACTTAAAATTATTTCCGACTTCAAAAATCGGCTATGAAGAAGAAAAAAAAGATTTTTATTTGATTTGCGACAATTCCATTTGCCAAGAACAGAGAATGGTTTCCAAAGAGGGAGATGAGTTGGGAATAGAACCAATAAAAGAAAGATTAGAGGGGGATGAAAAATTAGTTGAACAATCATTTTCTCTTTACGGTATTCCCAAAGTTCTTTTAAGAAATTCGGTTCCCGTTCAAGAAGCCGATGGGTTGGTTGATGATTATGAAATTACGCCAAAATATATTTATCAATGGGATGAAAAAGAAAAAATTATTAAAATAAAACAAGAACCCTGGGTTGTTTTGGACGATAAAGGAATTCCTTCTTATAGTTTATTGGCGCCGCCGGTAGTCGTTTCAATGATTAAACAAATTACAGAGATATTAAACCTCTAA